AATCGATACTCGCCCATTCCTACCTGCCGATACGCCTCGATATGGCATCGAAAAAGTCTCCCAGATTGACCAGGCAGTGCGCGACAATACCGGGACGGACGCTTTGCGTGTGGATGGTGGTGTAGATGAGGGGCAGGATGCCCAGCGTGCGGACTGGAATCATCCATGGCGCGTCGAAATGGTAAATGGAGAAGAGCAAGCTGTGTGCGACGGGTTTCAGGCGCCCGAACTGACTGGGCATCCTTGGAAGCAGATATCCGCGAAAATAGAGTTCTTCGGTTATGGGAACAAGGATGCCGGTGAGTGTAATGTTCGCTAACAGCACAATCCCGGCGACTTCTGCATCACCGGTCGCCACGTATTTCGCGAAGAGGTTGACACCGACGAAAGCTTCAAGCCCATGGGTTACCGGCTCAAATGCCAGGAAAATAACCG
The DNA window shown above is from Gemmatimonadota bacterium and carries:
- a CDS encoding CPBP family intramembrane metalloprotease; this encodes MNATESGRLSGNPIDSAVEPHSLGKSLFLHFAPGIANVAATLLGFATLWNPSLPPELFIGVLSNVFVLIPMQLGYLYYLARKRRNPGWSLEGIVVYSRPVSWNRYFIWVPAILVPTSVIFLAFEPVTHGLEAFVGVNLFAKYVATGDAEVAGIVLLANITLTGILVPITEELYFRGYLLPRMPSQFGRLKPVAHSLLFSIYHFDAPWMIPVRTLGILPLIYTTIHTQSVRPGIVAHCLVNLGDFFDAISRRIGR